In Dermacentor andersoni chromosome 11, qqDerAnde1_hic_scaffold, whole genome shotgun sequence, the sequence AAGCCGCCCGACGTGCAATTCTTGACCACAGACGCCGGACGCGTTCAGTTGCACGAACACCTCTACAAGGATGGTCATGTCTGCCTCAGCATCATAGGCACCTGGACTGGGCCGCAGTGGAGTCCGGCGCTGTCCCTGAGCAGCCTGCTCGTCTCCCTGCAGTCGATGCTCTCGGAACTGGACAAATTTGGCCGCATTACCCCGCACGAGTACGGTGGCACCTACCGGCACAATACCGTCAGAATCGCAGTCTGCCATCCGGTTGAAGATTGCCTCCGAGATGATTGGACCTACCCGCCTGCCTTGAGGGACGCCGTGCTGAAGACATTCGCGGAGTCCTGCGCCAGGTTCGAAGACACGCTCAAGGCCGGGCAGCATCTGTACGGAACCCGGTATAGTCCTCCAGGGGGATGCAGGGAGTGCGGGCTCCTTCTGCTGAGGATCCAGGACCTCAAGCTAAAGGTGAAGGACGCAGTTCAAGGGGTGGCTGCGAACGCTCACGAGTAGCCACGTTGGAGGACCGTGATGGTACCGAGATTCTCGTAAAGCCTGTCCGAAGAATGGCTTGTAAATCCGGTTTGGCTCGCAAGCTTCAGGGTTCGCAAGATTGGCCGGATGGCGTCGCGTTTCGGCCATTGCACGAAATAAATTCTTAAATTAATTGTGAAAGAATTGGGAAGACGTTGGGGACCAAACGTCGCCCGAAACCAATTTTTATGATCTGCAACAGAGTTCTGTGTCCGTTCGCTAGCGCTCCATAACAGTGAACATTTAGGTTGCTTTGCAGGCGACTGCCTTCGCCTTTACTCTACTGCGTAAAATTCGTCGCCAATTATTTCGATTATTAGCTCTTGTAGTCTCATCTTATTGCgagggtatcatcatcatcatcatcacaacaaAATTAACACTGTTTAACATATCCGCGGTAGTAACGCTAAAttacatatttaaatatattttagcGTGTCCTTGTACGTACCGGCAAAGTATGCTTCCTTCGTCCTATTTTTGTGTTTTTAGAGGGATCAGTTCATCGGACGTTTGCAAGCAGTACACGGTTATTTTTGTCTAAAATAACAAACGCTAACCCTTTCGAGGTACTACGGTATCTCTCTTTCTCCTTATATAAATTTAAGCGTGTGCGAACGTTCggaatttcgaatacgaatcgaatactcTGTGGTATCCGGCTCGTATTCGAGAATTCACTGTTAGAAGTTCTTGAATAATCGTTTATCTCTCTCTGACACACACCTCCTTTACCACAGATAATTCTTCctgttttccttggcttcattgcctgttggctttataaggctgtcactatatatatatatatatatatatatatatatatatatatatatatatatatatatatatatatatatatatatatatatataggcgaccTTGGCCAAACCGTGCCGTGACGAAAAATGGCCGACGCTGCAAAGAATAAAATCACATCAACAGATGCTCGGATTTACGTCAGATTTCTCGGGGAGAGGTTCCTGTAAATAACGTAAATTAGTGGCTTCGAAAAGAACATTCGttacatttcggtctgggtgggaatcgagcccagGCCGTCGGGATGCGagatgagcacgcttccctgaaCCCACGGCTGCTCAACGGTTCTTGTGCCTAGTGCGTGGCTGGTTGCACACGTCCAACGTGGCATTGacacgtcacgtggtcacagagacgcactcgtgccactgctcgcgcgttcgtcgtcgtcgtctttcaccgctggctccgatgccaatcatcatgctagcgttcccatactgctcctccctctgcgaaggcgctgacggcactgtcCCACTACCAGTAGGTGCGGCGATTTCGGTTAGAgtgtctcgatgtcctcctcgcctgccgctccgttcagagtggagacaaccgcggcatcTACGACGGCATTGGTTAGGCGAATGACGGATACACATGAGAGCCGGCAATGCGTCCCTACGGTATCCGCCATTCGCGTGCCTAACAccgtagagagagagagtttgTAAGGAAGAGGCGCTATTAAAACCACGACGTAGGAGACGCCACTGTTGTCTCCACTCtatacggagcggcgggcgaggaggacatggCGGCACTAATTTCGGTATGTTCTGTCGTGCGCACCGATGGACagtggctacaattcgtaaatgtaTCTTAATCGTGACAAAAAGTGTGCCAAGTGCGCAACCAGGCTTTCGTTCTAACGTTTTACAGACGTGTAACACTTGCGTAATTTGGTTTGCTAGATCCagacctggg encodes:
- the LOC126518298 gene encoding ubiquitin-conjugating enzyme E2 Z-like, with the translated sequence MASQQGAPGPSRDEPAQFKREDLPSACLLRVKQDIAELKADPPPGVFIAPSESDITRIDAIVVGPADTPFEGGFFRFRIKCPSDYPMKPPDVQFLTTDAGRVQLHEHLYKDGHVCLSIIGTWTGPQWSPALSLSSLLVSLQSMLSELDKFGRITPHEYGGTYRHNTVRIAVCHPVEDCLRDDWTYPPALRDAVLKTFAESCARFEDTLKAGQHLYGTRYSPPGGCRECGLLLLRIQDLKLKVKDAVQGVAANAHE